In Rosa rugosa chromosome 4, drRosRugo1.1, whole genome shotgun sequence, the genomic stretch AACATTCCTAATTAGTGCTATGGTCGTCGATTAGCGAGTCGCCATCTCTTCAGCCATAACAAATGATTGAAAGTTGTAGAGAACCTCTAGATTCAAACCCTAGTTTTCCCATTCTGCTTGCAAACTGCTATGaatcttaatatatatattccttaaGAAAATAAGTTACTACcagtaggggtgggttcggtttcGAGCCTAaaccgaaaaccaaacagaatTTGGGCTCGGTTCGGTTTTTATGTTTTGAGAAGTTaacaccgaaaaccgaaccgacctGAACGGTTCGGTTCGGCCCAGTTtcggttttatttattttttatttttttatttttttggaaaaCAGATTTTTACCAAATATACTTCTTTGGTTTTGTAACTtgagaagtttttgtttcttcaaacctATAATAATAATCTATAACAATGAGTTTACAAGTTTACTAATGCATGCTTTGTACTTCAATAGACAATAATCTATAATTCCATACTCCGTAGTCCATATAATTCAATTGATATAGTCCAATAGTCCATCAAGTTTTAGCATCAACATATGAAATGGTAAAAAAATATAGAGTCCAAAGTTTATAAAAGTCCATCATTACATCAATACTAACCTCACAAATTAAAAATGTATAAGTTCACTAAAATATTAAACATCACAAAAAGAATGAACCAACATCAACATATGAAGGAGGGCAATGGCATGATCTCAAGCTCGGAAAGATGAAGTCTTCGACTTTGGAGGTAACATTCCGCTCCGACTACTCCCCACTGCAGCTCCACATGACATCTTAAGCATCTCTACATTAGTATAagagaataataaaaagaacaacattagaaaagaaatacatacaatcatatataacataaatattacaacttcattaacccaaaaaactttaactaagaaaatagaaacaattaCCTTTTTCCGCTTCTTCACATAACTCCATCTCCTCAATAGTAGGCATATGATGTAGATACACATTTTCACTCCTAAGCCAATTTTATGTACATATCAAGGCCTCCACCATTCTAGGACTTAGGGAGCTACGGTATGGATCAATAATCCTCGCACTCGTGCTAAAGGAAGATTTTGAAGCTATGGTTGACACCGGAATAGCTAGAATATCCTTTACAATGCGGCCCAATATAGGATATTTACAAACTCCATTCACCCTCCACCTATTCAACAAGTCAAAACCTTCACCATCTCCTTCAAtaggatctccaagatatctatCCACATCGTTGTTTACGATCTCGGCTTTTGTTGCTCTTCTCCTTTACTTCTTCTCTTTCAATCTCATTTTTAACTCCGTTAGACCCTTACTTGAACTAGATATTCCCCCACTTGATACTTGAGAACCACCAACCTCACTAACACCACTCTCCCTTCCCTCTTTCTCATACACCTTGTAAAGGTCATACAAGAGATCTTTCACACTCTTTGTGTTAGCTTCCACATTTTCATCCATATCCCCATCATCTAGAATCTCAAAATagtcaacaactttctcaagttTATGACGTGGATCAAGAACAATAGCAATGAATAGATAGTGATTCAACTTATCAAAGCTACCCCAATACCTTTGAAACTTGTCTTGCATGGGTGATGCAATCTCAGACAAACATGAGTTCTTTTGTTCTTGCAAGAGACCATAAATAGAGAGTAAATCACCAAAAGTATTATGAACAGTAGGAGAGTAAAAACAACATACCTTCAAAGTGATTTCATAAAATGGTCTCAAGAAATCCACAAATTGCTCCCCATAATGCCAATCAACACTCATAGGTGGCCCTTCTTTTGGCTTTTCACCCTTGTCACCTTGGAGCCATGCCCAAAAATTACCTGCATCTTCATCCACCATTCTATCAAAAGTTTTTTGGAACTTCAAAGCCCGTTCCAACATCAAGaatgtggaattccacctagtaGGGACATCCAAAATCACAAGCCTTTTGCACTCTAGTTTCACCCTTTCAACACATTCCTTGAAAAAATCAAGCCTTTGTGGGGAGGATCTAACATACCTCACCGCATTGCGAATGACACCAATGAATATCTTCATCACACTCAACCCATCATTGACAATCAAGTTAAGAATATGGGCCACACACCTCATATGCAAATTCCTCCCTTGATGCAAAAGTGCATTAGGGACACCCCAATCACCTATCCTTTTACTCAACTCTTTCAATGCAACATCATTTGATGAAGCATTATCAACGGTGATTGTGAGAATCTTCTCTATACCCCATTCCAACAAGCAATCCTCCAATAGCCTAGCTATAGCCTCTCCCTTATGATTTGGAATCACACAAATATAAAATTCTCTTATGCAACACCCAATTATCATCAATGAAATGTGCAGTGAGGACCATATAATTAATGTTTTGAATAGAAGTCCAAGTATCGGTTGTAAGAGACAACCTATATCTACTCAATTGatccatcaattttttcttttcccccaAATAAAGCTTAAGGACATCCTTTGCTATTGTCTTATGGGAAGAAATTCTCCAATAAGGAAAAGCTCTACCCATAAAACGTCTAAACTCCCTCCACATGAGAAAATGGTAGCTCATCTAATATAATGTACTCCACACATAACATAGATAGCTCTTCTTGAGTGGATTCTACATTACACAACTCAGTAGTTggtttttttaaaaagaaaatcttTTGCCTTTTAGCTTTCAACATCTTAATATTAGGGGGATACTTTGGACACTTTTCCATATAATTTAGAAGGGAGGTTGTACCATTCTTACTAGGATCGGCATAGTAATCTTTTCCACAATAATTACATTTACCCTTAATTCTACCATCCACCACATTCCTCTCAAAATGATTCCAAATATTTGACCTTTCTTTCCGTTTCAACGCATCAAGGATGCTTTCCACACTTCCATCATCTTCAAGCTCGGTTGCTTGACTTCCTTGAGTTCCTTGAACTTCCGAAGTTGCAGCAGAAGTTCCTTCGTGGGGAGGTATTGGTGTTATAGATTCACCGATACTAGTGTTAATCTGCAAAACAGAACAAAAACTGCAATAAGtaacaaaaaacagaaactgcaaacataaacaaaatacaaaaacTGCAATAAGAGAGAAAGAACAGAAACTGCAGTTTTGGTGCGCAAAACTCATACTGCAATAATGACAAcacaaaacagaaactgcaataaTGACAAcacaaaacagaaactgcaataaTGATAGcacaaaacagaaaatcaaACTGCAAAGTGCAAACAATCTTGATATATATACCAAACAGCATAAACATGTGTAATGTGATTATCTCAAATCCAAATCAAATTTCCAGAAAATCCAAATCCCATAGcacttaaaagaaacaaaattggtaCCTGAGATGAAGAAGTTGATTTCACATTAGCACCGGAACTAGTAGCAGCAGATTTAGATTGCCTCCTCATAATGTTTGTTACTGATCACTCCTATTCAAAATCAATGAGTTGCAATTTCAATTAGCTTACTGCATATAAAAACAGTAATATATAGTCTAGTATAACCTATTATTAGCTATTTAGCTTACTGCCTTACTCCATTATTCAATGATTCAATCTATTAACAACAAGTTTTACTCCATTATTCAATGATTCACAACCGAATTGACATAAGAAATGTAATTTTCTGATACTGCAAATATTTGCTATGGTGGAGAGTAGGACAACTAAGAAAGACTACATACCGTGCGGCGGACAGTGGTGATCAAGACCTGTAATGCTTGCTTCGTTTTTTCACCTGCAAAATCAGAACATCAGTAACTAAAAATTGCAGAACATCACTACAGAACATCAGTACACAAAAATACAGCTAAAATCTTCAATTTCATAGGAGTGATATGACTCATCTCTAATCAAACCAAAGCAGCAGATTATCAAAATTTTAAACTATCCACAGTCACATAATCATCGATCTCTTATATAGCCAGTACGTCCAAAAAACATTCACTACAAAAAACCTTCAAGCTTCAAATTCGAACAAACATTCACTACCTTGAACTTCAAACAAACATGATTTATAAGGTAAACAATTACGGATTGAGGAGACTGGGCGATCAAAGACTGAAGGAAGGAGAAAACCAATTACGGAAAACTGAAAGCTAACACCTTTCACATAAACtaaccaaaatcaaaactaGAAAAGGAAAACGAAGACAGCCCATATGTGCTTCCAGAACACATCTCATCTCAGAAACCCCAAACTTCTTTTCACTCTTTTCAAATCCAACAACTAAATAAACAAGCAAAAACAACACCTTGAGCAAAACCCACCTTCAGCCAATTAAAAGGAATGAACAATCTGCTTACCGAGGCAGTTTCACACCGAAAGGTTAGGGACTGAAACCGAAAGCAAAAGGAAAACCAATTAGGGATTGAGGGTGTTCCAAAAATCATACAGAAAACAATCTGCTTAGTGCTTACCGAGGGAGACGGCGAGCCAGTGATGACTGAAGGGCTGAGTGGGCTAGACGAGATTGGCGATCGGCGAAGGGATTAGGTTAGGAATGAGTTAGGTATTAGGAGTTTAGGACTGAATGAGTGAGTGAAGGACGAGGTCGGGCTGCTAGGTATTAGGGTTTCTTCGTGTGTTCAAAACGACGCCGTATAAGGTAAGTTCGGGGATCCCCAAAACGATGTTGTATCAGGTAAGTTCGGTTCTCAGTTTGGTTCGGTTGTTACTGGgtcgaaaccgaaaaccgaaccgcaCATATTCGGTTCATTTCGATTTTTGCACTttggttcggttttttttttcggcCTCGGTTCGGGTTTTGGTGcgttttttttcggttttcagcTTCGCGAGCCCACCCCTAACTACCAGTAGTCCGTTACATTAAGTAGACTTGTTTGATTCACATGTAAAACTGACTTCATTCATTGATATTCTAATTTCAaactactcttttttttttctttttttttctgtatcaaAGTAAATTTACTTAATATAtaagattaaattcagtttagtctcTCAAACTTTaagccaaacatcagtttggtccctcatcttttttttaatcaaactcatccctgatctctcaaattgcatcaatctcgtccaaaaatttgaatttggctcgaaagatgacgtcaagtgctgagttggagccgacactcggacccacttttcagattttagaagggcaaaatggacatttcatatttaatctaatttctaatttttttttctctaattttctctattttcttctctctctcgatctctctcttcttcctctctagaTCGACGACCACAAAACCCCTTctaccacctccacctccattcGATCTGAAGCTCCACACCACGCCGTCTCgctcctcgtcctcctcctcgaTCGGAATTGGTGGCGTAGGCCGGCACAACCTTCTCTCTATCTCCCCAAACCCGATTAAAGCCCTAATTTCTCACATTCACCCAATTCCATCAAATATC encodes the following:
- the LOC133706634 gene encoding zinc finger BED domain-containing protein RICESLEEPER 2-like — protein: MIIGCCIREFYICVIPNHKGEAIARLLEDCLLEWGIEKILTITVDNASSNDVALKELSKRIGDWGVPNALLHQGRNLHMRCVAHILNLIVNDGLSVMKIFIGVIRNAVRYVRSSPQRLDFFKECVERVKLECKRLVILDVPTRWNSTFLMLERALKFQKTFDRMVDEDAGNFWAWLQGDKGEKPKEGPPMSVDWHYGEQFVDFLRPFYEITLKVCCFYSPTVHNTFGDLLSIYGLLQEQKNSCLSEIASPMQDKFQRYWGSFDKLNHYLFIAIVLDPRHKLEKVVDYFEILDDGDMDENVEANTKSVKDLLYDLYKVYEKEGRESGVSEVGGSQVSSGGISSSSKGLTELKMRLKEKK